In one Longimicrobium sp. genomic region, the following are encoded:
- a CDS encoding ABC transporter substrate-binding protein, with protein MRASSAWTRTAAVLLLAACGGEGGGGGTQREQAGPPQTGGMAVVAVTSDFQAFNPVVNTHSTTDDVIRFMLFTPLIQYDSTLKAVPWLAQRWELSDTAVVFHLRNDVKWHDGQPVTAEDVKFTFDLAKDTTTASLIGSAYLGLVKSATVVDPQTIRFTFTAPHAQALDDFWWAPVPKHLLQNVPPTQLAQAPYNRAPVGSGPFMLKEGGWKPNETLTLEANPNFPAGLGGRPKLDRVVFRIIPEATTMVTELVNGNSDVIGWTLQPDQAVQVQAQPQLTLRHFPSREFTYVAWNGTRPPFNDAAVRRAMAMAIDRAYLVKALMHQFAVPASGMIPSWSPMYSEVQSVPFDVNGAKQALAQAGWRDTNGDGVVEKDGRPLRFTLMVNTANRMHQDMAQVIQQELKAVGAQVDVRAQEFQTMLRQYKARDYDAVIANWSLDTFKVDPTPLFSCAQSRVPNSSNRTGYCNPQADALMERGLRTTDAAQAKQTWQQYFTLLQQDQPLTFLFWSEDMAGVGPRLRGVVMDARSKLANVKDWWIPADRRR; from the coding sequence ATGCGCGCATCGAGTGCGTGGACGAGAACCGCGGCCGTGCTGCTGCTGGCCGCGTGCGGCGGCGAGGGGGGCGGCGGGGGGACGCAGCGCGAGCAGGCCGGACCGCCGCAGACCGGGGGGATGGCCGTGGTCGCCGTCACCAGCGACTTCCAGGCCTTCAACCCGGTGGTCAACACCCACTCCACCACCGACGACGTAATCCGCTTCATGCTGTTCACGCCGCTCATCCAGTACGACTCCACACTCAAGGCCGTCCCCTGGCTGGCGCAGCGCTGGGAGCTCAGCGACACCGCCGTCGTCTTCCATCTCCGCAACGACGTGAAGTGGCACGACGGCCAGCCGGTGACCGCCGAGGACGTCAAGTTCACCTTCGACCTGGCCAAGGACACCACCACCGCCTCGCTCATCGGCTCGGCCTACCTGGGGCTGGTGAAGTCGGCCACGGTGGTCGATCCGCAGACCATCCGCTTCACCTTCACCGCGCCGCACGCCCAGGCGCTCGACGACTTCTGGTGGGCGCCGGTGCCGAAGCACCTGCTGCAGAACGTCCCTCCCACCCAGCTGGCGCAGGCGCCGTACAACCGCGCGCCGGTGGGAAGCGGGCCGTTCATGCTGAAGGAAGGCGGGTGGAAGCCCAACGAGACGCTCACGCTCGAGGCCAACCCCAACTTCCCCGCCGGGCTGGGGGGACGGCCGAAGCTGGACCGCGTCGTCTTCCGCATCATCCCCGAGGCGACCACCATGGTCACCGAGCTGGTGAACGGGAACAGCGACGTGATCGGGTGGACGCTCCAGCCCGACCAGGCGGTGCAGGTGCAGGCGCAGCCGCAGCTCACGCTCCGGCACTTCCCCTCGCGCGAGTTCACCTACGTCGCCTGGAACGGCACCCGTCCCCCCTTCAACGACGCGGCGGTGAGAAGGGCGATGGCGATGGCGATCGACCGCGCGTACCTGGTGAAGGCGCTGATGCACCAGTTCGCCGTTCCCGCGTCGGGGATGATCCCCTCGTGGAGCCCGATGTACTCCGAGGTGCAGTCCGTCCCCTTCGACGTGAACGGGGCGAAGCAGGCCCTCGCGCAGGCCGGGTGGCGCGACACCAACGGCGACGGGGTGGTGGAGAAGGACGGGCGGCCGCTGCGCTTCACGCTGATGGTGAACACGGCCAACCGCATGCACCAGGACATGGCGCAGGTGATCCAGCAGGAGCTGAAGGCCGTGGGCGCGCAGGTGGACGTGCGCGCGCAGGAGTTCCAGACCATGCTGCGCCAGTACAAGGCGCGCGACTACGACGCGGTGATCGCCAACTGGTCGCTCGACACCTTCAAGGTCGACCCCACGCCGCTCTTCTCCTGCGCGCAGTCGCGGGTGCCCAACTCCAGCAACCGCACCGGCTACTGCAACCCGCAGGCGGACGCGCTGATGGAGCGCGGGCTGCGCACGACCGACGCGGCGCAGGCGAAGCAGACCTGGCAG
- a CDS encoding zf-HC2 domain-containing protein produces MMTDESDVKPFGADDWTDRLSEYLDGELEPAERMALEEHLRSCLSCRATLEQLRAVKVRAERLADRQPPPEVWAEIARRIGAPDVTLDSVDDELTVRRARKTVRFPWLRVGAAAAAVLAVGIGIGRMSTGTPALPRATVQAPAPGTALTSDAYRVAVAQHLDRTEALLTSFRAAAASGEVDAQVGQWADEMLSNTRLLLDSPAAADPKLKTLLQDLELVLAQIATLPRNEEKTEVDLARRALDESHVLPRMRTLVPAGSPMTQGES; encoded by the coding sequence ATGATGACGGACGAGAGCGACGTGAAGCCCTTCGGGGCCGACGACTGGACCGACCGGCTCAGCGAGTACCTGGACGGCGAGCTGGAGCCCGCCGAGAGGATGGCGCTGGAGGAGCACCTGCGGAGCTGCCTCTCCTGCCGCGCCACCCTCGAGCAGCTGCGCGCGGTGAAGGTGCGCGCGGAGCGGCTGGCCGACCGCCAGCCGCCGCCCGAGGTGTGGGCCGAGATCGCCCGGCGCATCGGCGCGCCGGACGTGACGCTGGACTCGGTGGACGACGAGCTGACGGTGCGCCGGGCCAGGAAGACGGTCCGCTTCCCCTGGCTGCGCGTGGGCGCGGCCGCCGCGGCAGTGCTGGCGGTGGGGATCGGGATCGGGCGGATGAGCACGGGGACGCCCGCGCTCCCCCGCGCCACCGTGCAGGCCCCGGCGCCGGGGACGGCGCTGACGTCGGACGCCTACCGCGTGGCCGTGGCGCAGCACCTGGACCGGACCGAGGCGCTGCTGACCTCGTTCCGCGCCGCCGCCGCGAGCGGCGAGGTGGACGCGCAGGTCGGCCAGTGGGCCGACGAGATGCTGAGCAACACCCGCCTGCTGCTGGACTCGCCCGCCGCGGCCGACCCGAAGCTGAAGACGCTGCTGCAGGACCTGGAGCTGGTGCTGGCGCAGATCGCCACACTGCCCCGCAACGAAGAGAAAACCGAGGTGGACCTGGCCCGCCGCGCCCTCGACGAGAGCCACGTGCTCCCGCGGATGCGGACGCTGGTGCCGGCCGGATCGCCCATGACCCAGGGAGAATCGTGA
- a CDS encoding sulfite exporter TauE/SafE family protein — MGWMIFLLIGLGAGVLSGLFGIGGGVVIVPALIFIARMQPQTATGTSLAALLLPVGALGAWEYYKTGNLNPLASLLIAVGLFIGAGFGARYSLMISGLALRRAFAVFLALIAVRMWFSQPKPRAAAPAQPATEAAAR; from the coding sequence ATGGGGTGGATGATCTTCCTGCTGATCGGTCTGGGGGCGGGCGTGCTCTCCGGGCTGTTCGGCATCGGGGGCGGGGTGGTGATCGTGCCGGCGCTCATCTTCATCGCGCGGATGCAGCCGCAGACGGCGACGGGGACCTCGCTCGCAGCGCTGCTGCTGCCCGTGGGCGCGCTGGGCGCGTGGGAGTACTACAAGACGGGGAACCTGAACCCGCTGGCGTCGCTGCTGATCGCGGTGGGGTTGTTCATCGGCGCGGGGTTCGGCGCGCGCTACTCGCTGATGATCTCGGGGCTGGCGCTGCGCCGCGCGTTCGCGGTGTTCCTGGCGCTGATCGCGGTGCGGATGTGGTTCTCGCAGCCCAAGCCGCGCGCCGCCGCCCCCGCGCAGCCCGCCACCGAGGCAGCGGCGCGCTGA
- a CDS encoding HEAT repeat domain-containing protein yields the protein MRTTPAVFAAVLALATTAAAQAPVRLAMAEDGPPPATHPQDPANTLYRQAREALNDEQWPRAARLFQQIRQRYPRSSYTPDALYWEAFARYRVNTTEELQYARGALEAQARDYPRAGTRRDGAELLARIRGELAQRGDSRAAERVASSAAQAAQCGDRGGDDDERLAALNALLQMDSERAMPLLRQVLARRDACSEKLRRQATFLVAQKAGDEAQSILLNVARTDPSPEVRGQAVFWLGQSGGDRAVDAIMEILRSSNDPEVQEKAIFALSQTNSPRAAGILRGYAENESAPANLREKAIFWLGQHNSPQNAEYLRTLFGRLRNDELKSKVLFSLSQMRGQGNERWILNVALDERQPVEVRKQALFWAGQSGVSLGEITALYDRIREPQLREQIIFVLSQRHESAALDKLIDIARRDPDRRMRQKALFWLGQSRDPRAARVLTEIIGS from the coding sequence ATGCGCACCACCCCCGCCGTCTTCGCCGCCGTCCTCGCGCTCGCCACCACGGCCGCCGCGCAGGCGCCCGTCCGGCTGGCCATGGCCGAGGACGGCCCCCCGCCGGCCACCCATCCCCAGGACCCGGCCAACACCCTCTACCGCCAGGCGCGCGAGGCGCTGAACGACGAGCAGTGGCCGCGCGCGGCCCGGCTGTTCCAGCAGATCCGGCAGCGCTATCCCCGCTCCAGCTACACCCCCGACGCGCTGTACTGGGAGGCGTTCGCCCGCTACCGGGTGAATACGACCGAGGAGCTGCAGTACGCCCGCGGCGCGCTGGAGGCGCAGGCCCGCGACTACCCTAGGGCGGGCACGCGCCGCGACGGGGCCGAGCTTCTGGCCCGCATCCGCGGCGAGCTGGCGCAGCGCGGCGACTCGCGCGCCGCGGAGCGCGTCGCCTCCTCCGCGGCCCAGGCGGCGCAGTGCGGCGACCGCGGCGGCGACGACGACGAGCGGCTGGCGGCGCTCAACGCGCTGCTGCAGATGGACTCCGAGCGCGCGATGCCGCTGCTGCGCCAGGTGCTGGCCCGCCGCGACGCCTGCTCCGAGAAGCTGCGGCGCCAGGCCACCTTCCTGGTGGCCCAGAAGGCGGGCGACGAGGCCCAGTCGATCCTGCTGAACGTCGCCCGGACCGACCCCAGCCCCGAGGTGCGCGGGCAGGCGGTGTTCTGGCTGGGGCAGTCGGGCGGCGACCGCGCGGTCGACGCGATCATGGAGATCCTGCGCTCGTCGAACGACCCCGAGGTGCAGGAGAAGGCGATCTTCGCGCTGTCGCAGACCAACAGCCCGCGCGCCGCGGGGATCCTGCGCGGCTACGCCGAGAACGAGAGCGCGCCCGCGAACCTGCGCGAGAAGGCCATCTTCTGGCTGGGCCAGCACAACTCGCCGCAGAACGCGGAGTACCTGCGCACGCTCTTCGGACGGCTGCGCAACGACGAGCTCAAGTCCAAGGTTCTGTTCTCGCTCTCGCAGATGCGCGGGCAGGGGAACGAGCGCTGGATCCTCAACGTGGCGCTGGACGAGCGGCAGCCGGTGGAAGTGCGCAAGCAGGCACTGTTCTGGGCCGGCCAGTCGGGCGTCTCGCTGGGCGAGATCACCGCGCTGTACGACCGCATCCGCGAGCCGCAGTTGCGCGAGCAGATCATCTTCGTTCTCTCGCAGCGCCACGAGTCGGCCGCGCTCGACAAGCTGATCGACATCGCCCGCCGCGACCCCGACCGGCGGATGCGCCAGAAGGCGCTCTTCTGGCTGGGGCAGTCCCGCGACCCGCGCGCCGCGCGCGTCCTCACGGAGATCATCGGCTCATGA
- a CDS encoding HEAT repeat domain-containing protein, which produces MSTSLIRAAAVAAALAGIAPAACADAESAPARRPGETKETRGREMVAPAHSAAAAQGGLAARVNAVRDGEVWMHFASRPGVCGGGEGISTGRRGMHRDGIYVSDNNITTGDGNWDCVEGPVWVALVRREGRTERIRLRVARGWSTEGRRVTDLGAVGVREASEYLLAFAEREPNGSVGEKALLPATLADSVTTWPALLRIARRDATPQQTRRQAVFWLSQQAGDAITRQLGDFVSDDTEDREVRKHAVFALSQRPHDEAVPELLRIARTHRDPEIRKTAMFWLGQSNDPRAIALFEEILSH; this is translated from the coding sequence ATGAGCACATCGCTGATCCGGGCCGCCGCCGTAGCCGCGGCCCTGGCGGGCATCGCCCCCGCCGCCTGCGCCGACGCCGAGAGCGCGCCAGCGCGCCGTCCTGGGGAGACGAAAGAAACTCGAGGCAGGGAGATGGTGGCGCCGGCGCACTCCGCCGCGGCGGCGCAGGGCGGGCTGGCCGCGCGGGTGAACGCGGTGCGGGACGGCGAGGTGTGGATGCACTTCGCCTCGCGCCCCGGCGTCTGCGGCGGGGGTGAGGGGATCTCGACCGGCAGACGGGGGATGCACCGCGACGGCATCTACGTCTCCGACAACAACATCACCACGGGAGACGGGAACTGGGACTGCGTGGAGGGGCCGGTGTGGGTGGCGCTGGTCCGCCGCGAGGGGCGCACCGAGCGCATCCGCCTGCGCGTGGCCCGCGGCTGGTCGACGGAAGGCCGCCGCGTGACGGACCTGGGCGCCGTGGGCGTGCGCGAGGCGTCGGAGTACCTGCTCGCCTTCGCCGAGCGCGAGCCGAACGGCAGCGTGGGAGAGAAGGCGCTCCTTCCCGCCACGCTGGCCGACAGCGTGACGACCTGGCCCGCGCTCCTGCGCATCGCCAGGCGCGACGCCACGCCGCAGCAGACCAGGCGGCAGGCGGTGTTCTGGCTGAGCCAGCAGGCCGGCGACGCCATCACCCGCCAGCTCGGCGACTTCGTGAGCGATGACACGGAGGACCGCGAGGTGCGCAAGCACGCCGTGTTCGCGCTCTCGCAGCGGCCGCACGACGAGGCCGTCCCCGAGCTGCTGCGCATCGCCCGCACCCACCGCGACCCCGAGATCCGCAAGACGGCGATGTTCTGGCTGGGCCAGAGCAACGACCCGCGCGCCATCGCGCTCTTCGAGGAGATCCTGTCGCACTGA
- a CDS encoding lipoate--protein ligase family protein, which yields MQAIGDSRRAARWRLLDTPPAPGAWNMGVDEALAASVAEGGAPVLRVYRWSPPCLSLGRNQPARGRYDLDALAARGIDVVRRPTGGRAVLHHRELTYSVAAPEVLLGGPRRGYAAINRALVAGLRHLGVDAALQPATAARAPAPSLAPCFDQPVEGEVVAAGRKLVGSAQRRLGTTILQHGSLPIEDDQSAVAGFLLDPADREDTGPPATLAEVLGRAPAWDELVAALAAGWAETFCAAMEPDALTGMERERADEAARRYAGAAWTWHQ from the coding sequence ATGCAAGCCATTGGCGACTCCCGCCGCGCCGCGCGCTGGCGCCTGCTCGACACCCCGCCCGCGCCCGGCGCGTGGAACATGGGCGTCGACGAGGCCCTGGCCGCGTCGGTGGCGGAGGGTGGGGCGCCGGTGCTGCGCGTCTATCGCTGGTCGCCGCCCTGCCTCTCGCTGGGCCGCAACCAGCCGGCGCGCGGGCGCTACGACCTGGACGCCCTCGCCGCGCGGGGGATCGACGTCGTGCGCCGGCCGACGGGGGGGCGGGCGGTGCTGCATCACCGCGAGCTGACCTACTCCGTCGCCGCGCCCGAGGTGCTGCTGGGCGGCCCGCGCCGCGGCTACGCCGCCATCAACCGCGCGCTCGTCGCCGGGCTCCGCCACCTCGGCGTGGACGCCGCGCTGCAGCCCGCGACCGCCGCGCGCGCGCCCGCGCCGTCGCTCGCCCCGTGCTTCGACCAGCCGGTGGAGGGCGAGGTCGTCGCCGCGGGCCGCAAGCTGGTCGGCAGCGCGCAGCGGCGGCTGGGGACGACCATCCTGCAGCACGGCTCGCTCCCGATCGAGGACGACCAGTCGGCCGTCGCCGGCTTCCTCCTCGATCCCGCCGACCGCGAGGACACGGGGCCGCCGGCGACGCTGGCCGAAGTCCTCGGACGCGCGCCGGCGTGGGACGAGCTGGTTGCCGCGCTGGCGGCGGGGTGGGCGGAGACGTTCTGCGCCGCGATGGAGCCGGACGCGCTCACCGGCATGGAGCGCGAGCGCGCGGATGAGGCCGCCCGGCGGTACGCGGGTGCGGCATGGACTTGGCATCAGTAG
- a CDS encoding sigma-70 family RNA polymerase sigma factor: MRTSDATLAAAGDAHAFGRLYRDHAARIHSLARRMAGEHEADELTQDVFVRAWEKLRTFRGESAFGTWLHRLAVNLILARRAQQAKRRNREAGDEALEWTPGRSATPELAMDFETAVQRLPEGARQVFVLFDVEGYRHEEIAGLLEISVGTSKSQLHRARMILREHLR; this comes from the coding sequence GTGCGGACGAGCGACGCCACGCTGGCGGCGGCGGGAGACGCGCACGCGTTCGGCCGGCTGTACCGCGACCACGCCGCCCGCATCCACTCCCTGGCCCGCCGCATGGCCGGCGAGCACGAGGCCGACGAGCTCACGCAGGACGTGTTCGTCCGCGCCTGGGAAAAGCTGCGCACCTTCCGCGGCGAGAGCGCGTTCGGCACCTGGCTGCACCGGCTGGCGGTGAACCTGATCCTGGCCAGGCGCGCGCAGCAGGCGAAGCGGCGGAACCGCGAGGCCGGCGACGAGGCGCTGGAGTGGACCCCCGGGCGGTCCGCCACGCCCGAGCTGGCGATGGACTTCGAGACGGCGGTCCAGCGGCTTCCCGAGGGCGCGCGGCAGGTGTTCGTGCTGTTCGACGTGGAAGGATACCGCCACGAGGAGATCGCGGGGCTGCTGGAGATCAGCGTGGGAACCAGCAAGAGCCAGCTTCACCGCGCACGCATGATCCTGCGGGAGCACCTGAGATGA